The Lates calcarifer isolate ASB-BC8 linkage group LG6, TLL_Latcal_v3, whole genome shotgun sequence genome includes a region encoding these proteins:
- the ap4b1 gene encoding AP-4 complex subunit beta-1, with protein sequence MPYLGSEDTVRELRRALSNPNIQSDQLRYRNTILKVIRAMSQGVDVSGLFSEMVKACATVDIVQKKLVYVFLCSYASLNPELSLLVINTLRKDCQDPNPMVRSLALRNMTNLRLPSLVEYVEQPLTAGLRDRAACVRRVAVLGFAKLHNLQTNSEIDAAVVNELYSLLRDPDPVVMVNCLRALEEILKEEGGVAINKPITHHLLNRLKECDVWGQCEVLRILQRYRPQSEDELFDILSLLDASLVSPHPPVMAATLSLFLSLCSGLPAVSLAALERVRGPLLAACGSMSREMRFTALCHIQLLLRSVPGLMGVHYKRFFCGYAEPAYIKQRKMQVLVELVNDENVAMLLDELRGYCTDVNTDTAQSAISAIGHIGRSYSDRCLEILTGLLGLKQEHITSAVVQTMRDLVWVCPQCSDTVCLALEGCEESLQDSQGRQALLWLLGVYGERVSCAPYTLEVFIDGVRSETSLGVKMELLTATMRLFLCRPAETQDMLGRLLHYCIEEETDMCVRDQALLYYRLLHCGIEETRKVLHGRRSDPSLGVLIGRPAEPISQWACSFNTLEPLRQGTIETESASRGSPEHVTFDPKPNTDLSDTLNYSHIEKVHSGSDSTTQRTDSSADILASNITVPLSLSLSPALSPEEFEHLWLQQQALHAEQDPEKMKEEEDYTYMEERIHCPAIPHCSPQNLQAAMQLVNIQTLAFTPPHTLPWRVYLYTHTQRTSSADMTHSTLILGELLYTGEANQKVRVKKGTGDREVVVEGREDVQIKEQEEATGDGLSGRELSGKDGEEEGVKVTLKQQPRDDKALKGFLSILTTVLHTLSSDRA encoded by the exons ATGCCTTACCTGGGCAGTGAGGACACGGTGAGGGAGCTGAGGAGAGCTCTGTCCAACCCCAACATCCAGTCTGACCAGCTGCGCTACAGGAACACCATCCTCAAAGTCATCAG ggCAATGTCACAGGGTGTGGATGTATCAGGCCTGTTCAGTGAAATGGTAAAAGCATGTGCCACAGTAGACATAGTCCAGAAGAAACTGGTCTATGTCTTCCTGTGTTCCTACGCCTCTTTAAACCCAGAGCTGTCTCTGCTGGTCATCAACACACTGAGGAAAGACTGTCAGGATCCAAACCCCATGGTCCGCAGCCTGGCCCTGAGGAACATGACCAACCTCAG GTTACCCAGTCTGGTGGAGTATGTGGAGCAGCCTCTCACAGCAGGACTGAGGGACAGAGCAGCTTGTGTGCGACGAGTGGCTGTACTTGGCTTCGCCAAACTACACAATCTCCAAACCAACTCTGAGATTG ATGCTGCAGTGGTGAACGAGCTGTACAGCCTGCTGAGGGACCCAGACCCGGTGGTAATGGTGAACTGCCTCCGAGCCCTGGAGGAGAtcctgaaggaggagggaggagttgCTATTAACAAACCTATCACCCATCACCTCCTCAACAG GCTGAAGGAGTGTGACGTTTGGGGTCAGTGCGAGGTGCTCAGAATCCTCCAGCGCTACCGGCCTCAGTCGGAGGATGAGCTCTTCGACATCCTGTCCCTGCTGGATGCATCCCTGGtgagcccccaccccccagtcaTGGCTGCCACCCTCAGCCTCTTCCTTAGCCTCTGTTCTGGCCTCCCTGCCGTCAGCCTGGCGGCCTTGGAGCGGGTACGTGGACCCCTGCTGGCCGCCTGTGGGAGCATGTCCAGGGAGATGAGGTTCACTGCCCTCTGCCACATTCAG TTGCTGTTGCGTTCTGTCCCTGGCCTGATGGGGGTGCACTACAAGCGTTTTTTTTGTGGCTATGCTGAGCCAGCCTACATCAAGCAAAGGAAGATGCAG gTACTGGTGGAGCTGGTAAATGACGAGAATGTAGCAATGTTACTGGATGAGCTGAGAGGATACTGCACTGATGTCAACACTGACACAGCCCAGTCTGCAATATCAGCCatag GTCATATTGGACGGAGCTACAGCGACAGATGTCTAGAGATCCTCACCGGACTGCTCGGCCTCAAACAGGAGCACATCACTTCTG CTGTGGTGCAGACAATGCGTGACCTGGTCTGGGTGTGTCCTCAGTGTAGCGACACAGTGTGTTTGGCTCTCGAGGGCTGTGAGGAGTCACTGCAGGATAGCCAG GGCAGACAGGCCTTGTTGTGGTTGCTGGGTGTGTACGGGGAGCGAGTCTCCTGTGCTCCCTACACCTTGGAGGTGTTCATTGATGGAGTTAGGAGCGAGACCTCTCTGGGAGTGAAAATGGAGCTGCTAACGGCCACCATGAGGCTGTTTTTGTGCCGGCCTGCTGAGACACAAGACATGCTTGGAAGACTTCTGCACTACTGCATag aggaggaaacagacatGTGTGTACGTGACCAGGCACTTCTCTACTATCGCCTACTGCATTGTGGGATAGAAGAGACACGGAAAGTCCTCCACGGTCGGAGGTCAGACCCTTCCTTGGGTGTTCTGATTGGCCGCCCCGCAGAGCCCATCAGCCAGTGGGCATGCAGCTTTAACACTCTGGAGCCTCTCAGGCAGGGCACCATAGAGACAGAGTCAGCCAGCAGAGGAAGCCCTGAacatgtgacctttgaccccaagCCGAACACTGACCTCTCAGACACACTGAACTATAGCCACATTGAGAAGGTTCATTCAG GCTCAGACAGTACCACTCAGCGTACAGACTCCTCCGCTGATATCCTGGCTTCCAACATCACTGTCCCCCTCAGTTTGTCCCTCTCCCCGGCTCTCAGCCCAGAGGAGTTTGAGCACTTGTGGCTACAGCAACAGGCTTTGCATGCTGAGCAAG ATCCTgagaagatgaaagaggaggaggattatACGTACATGGAGGAACGCATCCATTGCCCTGCGATACCTCACTGTTCCCCACAAAACCTTCAGGCTGCAATGCAACTGGTCAATATCCAGACGTTGGCCTTCAcgccaccacacacactcccctgGAGGGTCtacctctacacacacacccagcgCACCAGCTCTGCTGACATGACCCACAGCACACTCATACTGGGGGAGCTGCTGTACACTGGAGAGGCAAATCAGAAAGTGAGAGTAAAGAAAGGCACAGGTGACAgagaagtggtggtggagggcAGGGAAGATGTGCAAATAAAAGAGCAAGAGGAAGCCACAGGTGATGGGCTAAGCGGGAGAGAGTTATCGGGAAAAGacggagaagaggagggagtaAAAGTGACACTTAAGCAGCAACCAAGAGATGACAAAGCTCTAAAGGGGTTTCTCTCTATCCTTACAACTGTACTGCACACACTGTCCTCAGACAGAGCTTGA
- the ccnq gene encoding cyclin-Q produces the protein MEGPSSRVSVARDGPLRLTGRRDSGGEAESDSAQDMKTHFRVCRFIMETGVKLGMRSVPVATACVLYHRFFERVSIRAYEPYLVAMSCVYLAGKVEEQHIRTRDIINVSHRYFNSGSAPLECDKEFWDLRDSVVQCELLILRQLNFHVSFEHPHKYLLHYLLSVKSLVNRHAWSRTPVAETSWALLRDCYHGAMCIRHTPQHIAIATLYLALNSYGVELPVGEKEWWQVFCEDVTKPDIDAVISDLLQLYDMEAKCI, from the exons ATGGAGGGTCCGTCCTCTCGCGTGTCTGTCGCGCGTGATGGACCGCTGCGGCTGACGGGCAGGAGAGACTCCGGCGGGGAAGCGGAGTCTGACTCTGCCCAGGACATGAAAACGCACTTTCGTGTCTGTCGCTTCATTATGGAGACAG GAGTGAAATTAGGTATGCGCTCGGTGCCCGTGGCCACAGCATGTGTGTTATACCACCGTTTCTTTGAACGTGTCAGCATACGTGCTTATGAACCATACCTGGTGGCCATGAGCTGTGTGTACCTGGCTGGTAAAGTGGAGGAGCAGCACATCAGGACCCGTGACATCATCAATGTAAGCCACAG GTATTTCAACAGTGGCAGCGCTCCTCTAGAATGTGACAAGGAGTTCTGGGACCTGAGGGACAGCGTGGTGCAGTGTGAGCTCCTCATCCTCCGACAGCTCAACTTCCACGTCTCCTTTGAGCACCCTCACAag tatTTACTCCACTACTTATTGTCTGTGAAGTCACTGGTGAACCGCCATGCTTGGTCTCGAACCCCTGTTGCTGAGACTTCCTGGGCGTTGCTTAGAGACTGTTACCATGGAGCCATGTGCATCCGCCACACCCCCCAACACATCGCCATAGCAACTTTATACCTGGCTTTAAACAGCTACGGAGTGGAGCTGCCTGTTGGGGAGAAAGAGTGGTGGCAG GTGTTTTGTGAGGATGTGACCAAACCAGACATCGACGCTGTGATTTCAGACCTTCTTCAACTCTACGACATGGAGGCCAAGTGTATCTAA
- the LOC108899620 gene encoding alpha-1,3-mannosyl-glycoprotein 4-beta-N-acetylglucosaminyltransferase C isoform X2 — MRRYSKKKNVLLAVLLLIGGLYFISHPNFLISGLTGSHEQIPNELSWQAERLVSKESWVEQGVYLPLNVSYQLLAGAPSTQQRYLSVGLSSVKRKKGSYLIPTLKSLFSQSSPEERSSMVVVVLLADFDVSWRVATVSEIKTVFASELEQGQLVVLHVPQDLYPPLTGLKRNYNDAPERVSFRSKQNLDYSFLIHYSASLGQYYLQLEDDVSSAKNFLTTIRRHIEEQEVKKTTWAMLEFSALGYIGKLYKSAHLPLLARFLFLFYQEMPCDWLMGHFRELLTQKKPILFKPSLFQHMGTFSSFQGTYNKLKDKDFEEGFYSNPPAEVYTDMSTYQKHLPKLAWDAGEGFFWGRSPEKGNYLTVVFTDPTVVTGIFVETGSGGKDLLESAQVEIGHDVVTIEKGERSCREFQPLGTLENGRFEMQEMDRKYSSASSCLRIQVTAGQKDWVIIRKIRITKKLNMLPTQV, encoded by the exons ATGCGACGTTATTCAAAGAAGAAGAATGTTCTTTTGGCAGTGCTCCTTCTCATTGGGGGATTATACTTCATTAGCCACCCCAACTTCCTTATTTCt GGCCTGACAGGGTCACATGAGCAGATTCCAAATGAGTTATCTTGGCAAGCGGAGCGATTGGTCAGCAAGGAGTCCTGGGTTGAACAGGGAGTTTACCTACCTCTCAATGTGTCTTATCAACTGCTTGCTGGAGCACCATCTACTCAACAGA GGTATTTATCTGTTGGATTATCATCAGTAAAGAGGAAGAAGGGCAGCTATTTAATTCCCACCTTGAAGTCCCTCTTCTCCCAGTCATCTCCTGAGGAGCGCTCCTCCATGGTGGTGGTAGTGCTGCTAGCAGATTTTGACGTCAGCTGGAGAGTGGCTACAGTGAGCGAGATCAAGACTGTATTTGCCTCCGAGCTGGAACAAGGCCAGCTGGTGGTCCTCCATGTTCCTCAGGATTTGTACCCTCCACTTACAG GTCTAAAGAGGAACTACAATGATGCTCCAGAAAGGGTATCATTCCGCTCCAAGCAGAACTTGGATTACTCCTTCCTGATCCACTACAGTGCCAGTCTTGGTCAGTACTACCTCCAGCTGGAGGATGACGTCTCCTCTGCCAAAAACTTCCTGACCACCATCAGGAGGCACATTGAGGAGCAAGAGGTGAAGAAGACCACTTGGGCAATGCTGGAATTCTCAGCCTTGGGCTACATTGGGAAACTCTACAAATCGGCCCACCTTCCTCTCCTGGCccgcttcctcttcctcttctaccAAGAAATGCCCTGTGACTGGTTGATGGGTCACTTTCGAGAGTTGCTGACTCAGAAAAAGCCAATCCTCTTTAAACCCTCGCTGTTCCAACACATGGGGACTTTCTCGTCGTTCCAAGGGACATACAACAAGCTGAAGGACAAGGACTTTGAGGAGGGGTTCTACAGTAATCCGCCAGCTGAAGTTTACACTGATATGTCCACCTATCAGAAACACTTACCCAAACTGGCCTGGGATGCTGGGGAGGGATTCTTCTGGGGACGCTCCCCTGAAAAAGGAAATTACCTGACTGTGGTGTTCACCGACCCTACAGTAGTGACAGGGATATTTGTAGAAACAGGGTCAGGTGGTAAAGACCTCCTGGAGTCTGCTCAGGTGGAAATAGGCCACGACGTGGTTACCATCGAGAAAGGGGAGAGGAGTTGTAGAGAGTTCCAGCCACTGGGGACATTAGAGAATGGGAGGTTTGAGATGCAGGAGATGGACAGAAAATATAGCTCTGCCTCGTCCTGTCTGAGAATACAAGTCACAGCAGGGCAGAAGGACTGGGTGATCATTAGGAAAATCAGGATCACAAAAAAGCTTAATATGCTTCCAACCCAAGTGTAG
- the LOC108899620 gene encoding alpha-1,3-mannosyl-glycoprotein 4-beta-N-acetylglucosaminyltransferase C isoform X1 has product MKPDLSVRANGVEEGTLSQLNIYLKVTIHLVSHTVLTVRPLSHSLKTPHPFVCGKIILITEPYCNCSDERQTKSTIGMEEMRRYSKKKNVLLAVLLLIGGLYFISHPNFLISGLTGSHEQIPNELSWQAERLVSKESWVEQGVYLPLNVSYQLLAGAPSTQQRYLSVGLSSVKRKKGSYLIPTLKSLFSQSSPEERSSMVVVVLLADFDVSWRVATVSEIKTVFASELEQGQLVVLHVPQDLYPPLTGLKRNYNDAPERVSFRSKQNLDYSFLIHYSASLGQYYLQLEDDVSSAKNFLTTIRRHIEEQEVKKTTWAMLEFSALGYIGKLYKSAHLPLLARFLFLFYQEMPCDWLMGHFRELLTQKKPILFKPSLFQHMGTFSSFQGTYNKLKDKDFEEGFYSNPPAEVYTDMSTYQKHLPKLAWDAGEGFFWGRSPEKGNYLTVVFTDPTVVTGIFVETGSGGKDLLESAQVEIGHDVVTIEKGERSCREFQPLGTLENGRFEMQEMDRKYSSASSCLRIQVTAGQKDWVIIRKIRITKKLNMLPTQV; this is encoded by the exons ATGAAACCTGATTTGTCAGTGCGTGCAAACGGAGTGGAGGAGGGCACATTGTCTCAGCTAAATATATATCTAAAGGTTACCATACATCTAGTTAGTCATACAGTGTTGACAGTACGTCCCCTGTCTCATTCACTCAAAACTCCCCACCCTTTTGTTTGTGGTAAGATTATTCTGATAACAGAGCCATACTGTAACTGCAGtgatgaaagacaaacaaagagcaCAATAGGAATGGAA GAAATGCGACGTTATTCAAAGAAGAAGAATGTTCTTTTGGCAGTGCTCCTTCTCATTGGGGGATTATACTTCATTAGCCACCCCAACTTCCTTATTTCt GGCCTGACAGGGTCACATGAGCAGATTCCAAATGAGTTATCTTGGCAAGCGGAGCGATTGGTCAGCAAGGAGTCCTGGGTTGAACAGGGAGTTTACCTACCTCTCAATGTGTCTTATCAACTGCTTGCTGGAGCACCATCTACTCAACAGA GGTATTTATCTGTTGGATTATCATCAGTAAAGAGGAAGAAGGGCAGCTATTTAATTCCCACCTTGAAGTCCCTCTTCTCCCAGTCATCTCCTGAGGAGCGCTCCTCCATGGTGGTGGTAGTGCTGCTAGCAGATTTTGACGTCAGCTGGAGAGTGGCTACAGTGAGCGAGATCAAGACTGTATTTGCCTCCGAGCTGGAACAAGGCCAGCTGGTGGTCCTCCATGTTCCTCAGGATTTGTACCCTCCACTTACAG GTCTAAAGAGGAACTACAATGATGCTCCAGAAAGGGTATCATTCCGCTCCAAGCAGAACTTGGATTACTCCTTCCTGATCCACTACAGTGCCAGTCTTGGTCAGTACTACCTCCAGCTGGAGGATGACGTCTCCTCTGCCAAAAACTTCCTGACCACCATCAGGAGGCACATTGAGGAGCAAGAGGTGAAGAAGACCACTTGGGCAATGCTGGAATTCTCAGCCTTGGGCTACATTGGGAAACTCTACAAATCGGCCCACCTTCCTCTCCTGGCccgcttcctcttcctcttctaccAAGAAATGCCCTGTGACTGGTTGATGGGTCACTTTCGAGAGTTGCTGACTCAGAAAAAGCCAATCCTCTTTAAACCCTCGCTGTTCCAACACATGGGGACTTTCTCGTCGTTCCAAGGGACATACAACAAGCTGAAGGACAAGGACTTTGAGGAGGGGTTCTACAGTAATCCGCCAGCTGAAGTTTACACTGATATGTCCACCTATCAGAAACACTTACCCAAACTGGCCTGGGATGCTGGGGAGGGATTCTTCTGGGGACGCTCCCCTGAAAAAGGAAATTACCTGACTGTGGTGTTCACCGACCCTACAGTAGTGACAGGGATATTTGTAGAAACAGGGTCAGGTGGTAAAGACCTCCTGGAGTCTGCTCAGGTGGAAATAGGCCACGACGTGGTTACCATCGAGAAAGGGGAGAGGAGTTGTAGAGAGTTCCAGCCACTGGGGACATTAGAGAATGGGAGGTTTGAGATGCAGGAGATGGACAGAAAATATAGCTCTGCCTCGTCCTGTCTGAGAATACAAGTCACAGCAGGGCAGAAGGACTGGGTGATCATTAGGAAAATCAGGATCACAAAAAAGCTTAATATGCTTCCAACCCAAGTGTAG
- the cfap126 gene encoding protein Flattop: MSSSYSANQYNSAFQSQRLQNWCETKHFKERPTAQQGHTMFIANDRGHLLPGVVKRGGAWPDFKGTWDLPARIPAHRINPTGRSVDGLNRLKSWGFDPQHIGKSQQHCCSKNSARLQDVGKQTNGDVQQDCAAPSSAAEARPASQNRPVTGGERTASQNQDSQAAVAGSVAQSAEDKQATVATGEDRPLSQRSAAEEKPAAGEETNSRPETGKGRPASNVSEKATS; the protein is encoded by the exons ATGTCGTCCAGTTACTCAGCAAATCAG TATAACAGTGCCTTCCAGTCCCAGAGGCTGCAGAATTGGTGTGAGACGAAGCACTTCAAAGAG agaccCACTGCACAGCAGGGTCACACCATGTTCATTGCCAATGACAGAGGACATCTGCTCCCAGGAGTGGTTAAA AGGGGCGGTGCATGGCCAGACTTTAAGGGGACCTGGGATCTACCTGCTCGTATCCCAGCTCACCGCATCAACCCCACAGGCCGCTCTGTGGATGGTCTCAACAGGCTGAAGTCCTGGGGCTTTGACCCACAGCACATCGGAAAGTCTCAGCAACACTGCTGCAGCAAAAACTCAGCTAGACTGCAGGATGTTGGCAAACAG ACCAATGGGGATGTGCAGCAGGACTGTGCCGCCCCATCCTCCGCAGCTGAGGCCCGGCCAGCATCTCAGAACCGCCCTGTCACTGGAGGCGAGAGAACTGCCAGCCAAAACCAGGACTCGCAGGCAGCTGTGGCTGGATCTGTAGCTCAGTCTGCTGAAGACAAACAAGCTACTGTGGCCACTGGGGAAGACAGGCCATTGAGCCAGCGCTCTGcagctgaagagaaaccagCTGCTGGAGAGGAAACCAACAGCAGGCCTGAAACTGGCAAGGGGAGACCAGCAAGCAATGTGTCAGAGAAAGCAACCAGTTGA